atggaacgaaatggaacgaaatggaacgaaatggaacgaaatggaacgaaatggaacgaaatggaacgaaatggaacgaaatggaacgaaatggaacgaaatggaacgaactaaaacatatgtaacattatgaaatgaaataccagtagatagcgaaatataaggaacgttgtgatattcacagtagacgggaacaggaagcaaatacattatataacatgttttatttcttgaatctgtttgataatagtaaatacaacgtttttgccgcgtttgtgtggctagattcttccctgaaaatgggagcgccgcgtggaaagagatccaccgctcttcctttgcgTTTAtgcaacgatctgcaaatgaactgctgcaaatagcagggaaaacaagcaaacggaactgagtatcgaagtaaggactagattatacagttggtgcacgtggtaacattgcatctcataattcatcaagagggcatgaggcaagcgtaattttattatttatacagcgcgTTTGCGTgctgcaaatggagccccgcatgcaaatgaaccgccaatgttgccagcgcatcggaactgtgcacgtgggcgtgctaccgacaggttgaatcaaactccgacttccaagttttatttacatacggttttagtccataacaagtacgtagcatatgcatatctccgcaacaacgatttttatacaatcaattgtcggctggtcggctgtcggagaatggacccctccgctccgcaacaacgatttttatacaatcaattgtcggctggtcggctgtcggagaatggacccctccgttaatgatatgcaaatgcagctgcgtcaccaatgacatttcacactccattcaatcacggacgtggactgagaactacctctggagacatttctgcctCCTTGTTCACGAGAAAAAAGAAAGGGAGGGTacggtgtgaacgagcaggacatgtatttcacagttcacacaacacgcaaacacgctgtgtaaataataaaattacgcttgcctcatgccctcttgctGAATTATGAGATACAATGTTaccaccagcttctgtataatctagtccttacttcgatactcagttccgtttgcttgttttccctgctatttgcagcagtacatttgcagatagttggtaaaatcaagaagagcggccgagctctttgcacgtgGCGCTcgcattttcagggaagaatctagccacacaaacgcggcaaaaacgttgtatttaatattatcaaatagattaaagaaataaaatacgttatattatgtatttgcttcctgttccggtctactgtgaatgttacaacgttccttacatttcgctatctactggtatttcatttcataatgctatatatgttttatttcgttccatttcgttccatttcgttccatttcgttccatttcgttccatttcgttccatttcgttccatttcgttccatttcgttccatttcgtccatttcgcactttcgggggaccggacGCGAGCAGGGTACGCCGAGCTCTACTGCCCAGCCCACGGCACGTAAACCCGGGAGGCCCGCCTAGCTGCTAGAAGTGCCTGGCCTGGGGATGATATGCAGCCGGCCTTGCTgcaggaaaaaaacatgtattccTGTGAGATTTGCTGTCTCGAGTATcaagcctccctctcactggacccgcggcacgctggcggcgtcgttgcggccgatcgaattgacaaagcactcaacaaatttcattgacaaaaacctaatattttaaagctttatttgttgttttttggtcatacttgtatgttttgaatgatattcgctttataaagtcaagggtaacacaaatccagtttaggacgcagcgacaccgccagcgtgccgcgggtccagtgagaggggggctttagctgTACGTACATGTCCCAGTCAAGACTAGAAAAGTAACATTTACATAAAAATACATGATGCTGACATTCTCATGGTCTaacctaacaaactactgctctgtttattcttactcaaactcATTCATACATACGGTGATCAGTCCCTGTGCTGCcgcttgctacattatgtaatcgaacaccactgGGTgcctgctactttaccagtaaccatgttGACAGCCGTCTTGTCTAGGTCAGTGACCTTTCTTGTTTGTAATAGAAGAATAAaagaaggaggaggaaaaaCAATAACTTTTAAATAAAGTGTGGAACTGGTTGTTGAGATAGAACGAACGCTAATTAATGGAAAATAGCACACAAAGAAGCAAGAAGCTTTGATTTAGTAACCAATTAAAATCATAGGAAAGTTTAAACCAGGTTTACCTTTTTGATTCCAATTAAATCTTGTTTGGACATGTATGTTGGCAATACAAAGCCAAACCTAGCTGCTTTTGAGTAAAAGGCTTTGTATGACCCCTAACTTGCACACCCCAAAAATGCAGACGATAGCTATGCAATGTGCGGGCGTGATCAGCTGCAGGTACAGATGATTGTCGCAAGAGGGAGTATAAGAAAGGTCCAATGATTACGCTCTACATTGAATTATGCTCTCCGAAAAAAAGCATACAGGACTGCAAAACTGATATTACCTGGTGGGTAGTTGGCGGGgcctggctggttggttggctgcATGCTCATCCCACTTTGGCCCGGCTAGAACAACAGACTTGTCATCAGATGTAACGGTAAAGAAACATGTTTACAGTCTACTAAATGTTAAGTACGTGTCCAAAAGATAGGAACACTTTTTAAAGAATGTCAGGATTCACATATCAAATTGGACATCGGCCGAAACATGTTTAACGTTATGCCTACAACTTGTATGGTTTTGCTTCAAAGTCTTAGAACGTCAAGTTAACGCCGTTGGGAATATCTTAAGTTATTTCTTTAGATATGCGAATAGAACTGCTTAGAATACAAAAAAAGACTGATTTCTTAGTATACAAATGAAATTGCATTGTAAGCTCGGTCAGGGATCAGAGTTTTTAACGGTCATATGAAGCCAAAATTAATACTTTGCCacctacactaccaaaaatgttttttcttagttttcttgttttcttttttttttcttatgggaagaaagattttcttatataaagaaaaataagacaaaaattAAGATATAATGCTACACGATACATTAGGGCCCAGTTTAGACAGGCATTTTTTAAACACACTCGGAgaactttacacgacttttctcacttcactcaggtgaaaatgagtacctagtttcgtccctcggataggacgtcacggttttgtttgtttgtattgctggcatacccggtaaaccgcctcatggcttAACACACCAGGCCTATATTGAagagtgcaagctgcatatccggacagcttcgtttgatccactcacaccgtgAAAGACCTctcctcttttcgataagcgtggtgggtaaCTTTACGTTCTCAAACACTGGACCCCCATTTaacctatccgagggacatccctaacagaagctaggtactcattttcacctggatAAAGTAAGGAAATtcgtattaagtgcctttctcaagggcacaacgacAAATCAGgagaccccggatttgaacccaagacctctgggttctgggacaAACACCCGGCCGGTACGCTACCGAGACGTCACTATAGGAGGTTGTACTTCCGAGTTTtaaaaacaaccaaccaactcaCCCGCTGGTTGCCACGGTTACAGCAGGCCACACAGCCGAGGATGGAGGAGACAAGACACATGATCACCACCAGTCCCCCTAGCGCCGCTCCGGCGCGGTGCAGATGAATCATGGTCCAGCAGTACCTTTATAAAGCAGGAATGAAATTTTATA
The nucleotide sequence above comes from Branchiostoma lanceolatum isolate klBraLanc5 chromosome 14, klBraLanc5.hap2, whole genome shotgun sequence. Encoded proteins:
- the LOC136448915 gene encoding uncharacterized protein; the protein is MAAFLTLSILGIFVAWAQLGMSSWAIAVYGYNCLLSPIYGGIQSGISPTNLNEYCWTMIHLHRAGAALGGLVVIMCLVSSILGCVACCNRGNQRPGQSGMSMQPTNQPGPANYPPARPAAYHPQARHF